The genomic region GCAGATCTCGTGGCACGAGAGGCACATCATGCAATCATCGGGATTTGCCACCCTCGAGCGTCCATCTTTAAGCTCGTAGACGTGCATGGGGCAGTCGTGGACGCATAGGCCGCAGCCAATGCACACGTTGGTATCAACTACAATTTTTACCATTGGGGGGTCCCATCCTCATCCCTTGCTATTCGATAATAATAGCCGTCTGGATAAGAATTAATTCTCCATGTGATAGGATATAAAGCTATCCTTATCTGGAGAAAAATATTTCTCGTTTATGCGGCTTAACGGTGATTCATTTATGATTATATATAGATTGCAGGCGATATCTTAGGCTGTGATAGAATAATTTTGTTCGCGTCAAAATGCCACATAATTTCATCGGAAGTAAATTTCTCATGCCCGTACAATAAGGCTAAATTATAAAAAGATTGTGGGCTATGGACAAGAAAGTTAATAAGACATGTGCGATTTATCAAGCTCAATGCCATGTTTGGCA from Methanocella conradii HZ254 harbors:
- a CDS encoding 4Fe-4S dicluster domain-containing protein; the protein is MVKIVVDTNVCIGCGLCVHDCPMHVYELKDGRSRVANPDDCMMCLSCHEICPANAIEHQDIYLSRRLYIDLEVCSMLRRFV